A region of the Polynucleobacter sp. MWH-Braz-FAM2G genome:
TGTCCGCCAGATGACCATGGGTTGCAACGCAAAATTCGCCACACCATTAGCCCGAAGCTTTTAAAAAATCCATAATGGCCAAAGCAGTCACAAGCATATTGCGAACAGCTAGGCACAAATTTACAGTGCATACCAAAATATGGGCTCAAAGCTAGTTGATAAATTCTTACTAGCTTTATTGCCACATTATTTAATGCGCGCACCTTAAATTAATCCTGATATTTGTGAGCGGAGAATTTCTTTTTCTTTTTTTCTGAGTCTGCCCCGAGTCTCGCGTCCAATTGGTTTTTTGAGCTTAACCACAACATCTTGATTTAATGTTTTGGCTTGAGCCGCCCAAACTAATTCGCGAATCATCCGCTTTAGACGGTTTCGATCAACCGCTCTTTTGGCCAACTTCTTTGCTACAGCAACACCAAGATCCGGCTTAGCATCCTCTTGGGAAGGTGCTACATAAACACCCCAATACAAACTTGTCTTGGGACGCGTCTTCAGTAGTTCAGAAATTCTTGCGCTATTCAATGGCTAACTTAAACAGCCAAACGCTTACGGCCTTTTGCACGACGAGCATTCAAAACGGCACGTCCACTTTTAGTTTTCATACGAACGCGAAAGCCATGTGTACGTTTACGACGGACTACTGAGGGTTGGTAAGTTCTTTTCATGATAGATCCCTGGAAAACCAAGTATTTTCCTTGTTGCAGAGCAAAAGGTCAATCCATCTCAACGAATATGTAGGT
Encoded here:
- the yidD gene encoding membrane protein insertion efficiency factor YidD codes for the protein MRALNNVAIKLVRIYQLALSPYFGMHCKFVPSCSQYACDCFGHYGFFKSFGLMVWRILRCNPWSSGGHDPAVKETQHQIK
- the rpmH gene encoding 50S ribosomal protein L34 — protein: MKRTYQPSVVRRKRTHGFRVRMKTKSGRAVLNARRAKGRKRLAV
- the rnpA gene encoding ribonuclease P protein component, encoding MNSARISELLKTRPKTSLYWGVYVAPSQEDAKPDLGVAVAKKLAKRAVDRNRLKRMIRELVWAAQAKTLNQDVVVKLKKPIGRETRGRLRKKEKEILRSQISGLI